The DNA window AAAGTTTGTGCTATATATTAGTATATGATAAAGATAATGTCGAAGGTTGTTTCGTATTTAGAAGACACATGAGATCTCAAAGTGAAATCTACaaataagtatttaatatatatatgaaagcCTTTCTTTTTTCTATAGACAGCAGCACCTTTAATTCTACATTTCCGATTTTCAAAACACAATAACTTCTAATTCGAACAAGGGTGGGGAACTGATGACCCAACtcttattttaatgctaattttaaGAATATGGGCGCATTGAAAAACTTAAGCCCTATACTTATTTTTCTCGTGGGAAAGTGGGGATCTTTTCAAATTTCTAGATCTTCTGAGAAAAAGTAACCCcagctaaaattaaatctttaaaGACTAACTTTATAAACtactaaattttattcatattaaaCTTCAATTTGCGTAAAGCTCtttgagttaaaaaaaaatgatttggaatttttttcaattgcatatACATCGAGTGTGAACTAATCCCTATTCTAAATtctttgcatatatttttctttacatattatcaaaattgcttttgagttaaaattaatgttattaattgcctgcaatttcaaagtttaaaaatcGAACGAAagttgttgttaaaaataatatttcaaatttccAAAATAGTATATTTAAGGGCTAACGAGAAAAGTTTTGGTATTTCTCATATATTATGCTAAATCTCGCTAGCCTTGGATAAATGTTGGTAAGGCCTAAAACGCATTAAAATGCCATAGATAAAAGAGAGTAAGCCTGATAAGCGCATaacatatatgaatataaaccgtataaaaacaaaacgtgtatataaaatgctataCGCATTATATGGAAAGAATATTTATGAGCAAGTTGATATTCACAAATAACATTTGCAGTTggtttatgtttattgataatactaaagaaaaaaaataaagatagcTATAGCAGTAGCTGATAttgtagttgcagttgcaattgcaattgcatgtccgtctttttgtttaatacatAAAGGAAAGTGTAGcgcaataataatacatataaacagtatgtacatgtacataactataatacaatatatatatatatgtatatatatatctgtgtgtatatataaagttaaacaCTAAGATaagcattgttgctgttgctgttgttgtcgtcaattgttgctgctgctattttataGCGTTGTGATAAGCGCGACTGtgccacaattttttttatcaacgCACCCAATTTCAACATCATCATGCTGTCGGCAGCGAGTCATaagatacaaaaaaaaaaataaccacacaaacacacagactacaaaaaaaagcaaatctcATTTGGCTGATAAGATAAgtggcaaattaattacactCCACTCGCTGCTCTAATATctagcgcaaaaaaaaaaaaaaaaattattagcaacacttaataagaataaatttcaactgcagcagcagcagcaacaacaacaacaacaacaataacagtagcaacatttaaatagtCGCAGTAACACCCCCCGTGGCTCTTTTTGTGTTTAAGCTTAATTGAGATTTCCTACAGAATTGTGATTCTCGCCTCCGGGGCTGCTGCAACGCTGCCCATTATtatggcagctgctgcctacCTTCTTAATGCCCTCGCCCAGCTGCGCCGCCGCCAGAAGCTCGCTgagctgctcttgctgctcctgctgctgctgctgctgctgcgcctccTCCGCTTGCGCCTCCGCTTCATCCTCCTCGCCGGCACTCaagtcgccgctgctgctgtgactcGATTTGCGTGCGAGAGCAACGCGCACGCCGTTGACAATGCACTCGCCTCCGTCCAGCGCCGAAATGGTGGAGCCGCAGTAGTAGagattgctgcagctgctcgccGCGCTCACATCCGACTGAGCTTCATCCTTGGcaccagcgccgccgccggcgGCCGCGGCACTCGCTTCCAGCGAACAGCGACGCTGACCGCGTGCGCGCTGCAATCGAAAATACTCCATCTCCTCCATGCTGATGCCAATGGCCGTGATATCATCCGAATAGTCCGACACCACCACCGAGGGCGTGCGCACATAGCGCACACCCACCAGCCCGCCCAGCTCGCTGATGCAGCTCTGTGTGGATTCGCGGCGCGAGCTGCAGGGCGCCGTCAGGGCGGCCACCACACGCTCCTCGAGCAGCACCTTGCTGGGCACACCGCCCAGCGCTCCCACGCCCACTgccccgctgctgctgcccacattCGCTGTGGCTGTGGTGGGCGAGGTGAGTGGCGAGTCCGGCAGCGCTGTGGGCTCGGCCAGCGGCAAGAGGGCTGGACGCAGCGGCAGATCGGTGACGGTTAGCGTCATGCGTCGCTGCGGCTGAGGCGCCGGCTGAGGCACCTCCACCATACTAACATCATCTAGCTCCACATCCAAGCCCAGCGCCGAgtcgctgctggcgcagcGCGTCACCTTCGGCTTGCGTGCGGCAAGCGCATCGCATTcattgtcgctgctgcaggGACTCAGACCGCCTGCATTGCAGCCCTCGTCCgagttggcagcgctgctaaaAGCCAATGTGGGCttcagctgcaaatgctgctgctgtcgctgctgctgctgctgttgctgttgctgcgcagctgcattGACTGTCTGTTCTGTAGGCTGCTGCACAATCattgtttgaaatttagttATCAGCTCTTGTATACCAACTCCCGTTGCTATTCCCGTTACTTTTAGTTCAACGCTTTCGCTTTTGCCCTCTCGCGTTGTTTGCAAGTCCTTGAAAAATGTTGCGCGCAGTTGCGCTTTGTGCTCAGCTAACGAACGTCGGCGCTCACATGGATCAGCACTTGTTGTGTTAACGGTTGTTGTTAGTTCTTTTgtcgctgctactgctgctgctgctgctgtcgatgctgctgctcttgttgtctGCTCGAGGCGTGCGCAACGCTTCACTGCTCTCTGATAACTAAATGTCGTTGGCGCTGCTAGcgcgcatttattttcaacgtTAATCGctgacagcagcgctgctgatgatgacgCCGGCGTCGTCGCTGTTTCTGCCGCTAACACCGGCGTTGTCGTCATTATCTTGAGCATGGCATCAGTTTCGGTTGGGGTTACACTTTCGGACGGAGACGACGATGAAGCGATCGCGTTTACGTTTACGTTTGCCGCACTTTGTTGACCGTCGCGGCGCGCACTCATCGCAGCAGCACGACGacgccagcgtcagcgtctACGTCTACGTCAACGCCAACGCTACTGCTGGCTACGATTTCGATTCAAATTTATCGTTGCGTGTAcacgtttgtttgcttttcaatatatatatatatatatatatatgtatttatatatatgtgtgtgtgtgcgtgtgcgtgtttaTGCGGATCTCTTTTATTTCGTTTCACTTTAGCCGTCGCGGAATTCAAATGACACCTGCCGCTGCGCGTTGCCGTCGCTCAACTGCCGCTCAGTGTGCTGTAAAAATATGGTATCCAACTGCGACGGTAACGGCGACGTCGACCGCGCTGCTGttccggctgctgctgctgctggtgtttgGCTGATTCTATTGAATTTTCGTAATTGCTCATTGCCCGCGTGCCAGAACAGAACAGCGACCGCTGCGGCTTtgtttgatgctgctgctgctgctctcttgcTGTTTATGCTGCTAACTCAGAccgcgactgcgactgcaattggaattggaattgaaattgGAATTGTGTGTGATCTTGAAACGTTGACGCAATGTGCAATGATCCCGCAcgtacacacgcatacactgaGCGAAACACGCATACACTAGCACACTACTATTGTTGgtgtagtttatttatttatgtatactcatgtttcgtttttgttgttgcgctccAATTGCTTTGCTAGTTTTTCTTAACTTGAGCGCgtaattgcatttaagcacacacgcacacacacacacatatacacacacacgaacacagaCTGACAGAATGACAGACGCTGTCGTGTATTCTCATATGCTCTGCTCTTGCACAGTGATCCacattgcttaattttattacacaaATGCTTGACATCGCTATCAGTGCACTTTcctacatacaaatatattaagaGCATGATGAAAAAGCTGAGAGGGGGAGTGTTCAGTTAAGTGAACCTTTCGTcagtgcataatttattttgtcacttctaaaaatatttttatttcaatttcaattgcaaaaattatgtaaatccGGTACAAACACTAAAGCTCTAATATCCGTATAACGGAGTCACtgcaaaatacattttttccccattattatattttaattgacaagCGTCTCAACTATCGAGGTAGAGTTGCATTCTTAATCATATTACTGcagtatacatatgtacatatggtGAAAATTTTCGGCTGGAGTTCTGAGTAAGCTCACTTGCTTCCCGGAATCTATTTCAAATactttattattactattgcatttgtaatttaaaataatgataatttTACGATCTGCTCGTGTAACTAACTGGGTGTTCACCGATACGAACGTGCACTGTtagtaatttaaatgcatttcatttggaCTTGTTGATGCCGGAGAATTTCATCACTTGACGCATAAGTACCTTGGTGCGTCAATCAGTTTTGAAGACGTAATAAAAACTACAGAGTTTTTAACATTAGTATTCTCAGTAAAATggaaaagcagctgcttagctttgcttttaaaaagcTGTTACTGTTAATATACGCTTTAATATAGCGCTAATACTGATTGCAGACAGATAATGTCAATTCAATATCAATTTCACTTGAAATTTACTAACGCTGGCCCATGGTGCGGCGTCAGTGTCGCACTTTGTTCGCATGCTGATGGCTTGGCTATGACGTCAGTGACAgtgacgcagacgcagacgtaGAGGCAACCGCTCTGACTGTCCACTGGAGCGAGAGAGAAGTAGCGGGCAAGCGGGTGTGCGAGACAAGGGCACACCTAGACAGCGTCGATCACTCACGATCGCATCATAAAAATACCTGTGGGTGGCGTCGCtcagtcgccgtcgcagtcaaCGTCACCTAATTGCCGCCCAATAAGcggcataaataacaaacggcaattataaaataagtatgcatgtacatacatataaaaaaaaagcacacaaTTGCAGTAAATTTTGACAAGACGCTTAAGCGCGCTGCCGACGCTGACGGCGACGGTGACGGTGAAGTTGACGCTGATATGACTTTAAGCAGCACCAGTTTAATACCAGAACAGCCCATTGCCCCACCCTCTACGCCCGCTGCCCCGCGTTGCTTATTGCGAAATTGAAACCACTTTAGACTACACACCTGCAAtagacttgtgtgtgtgtgtgtgtgtgtgtgtgtgtgagtgagtgtatATCGTTTGCATTTGACGTAATAACATGCATTAAAACTGAAGGataatgcatacatacatatgctctcgctctcgctcagtcTTAGACTATTCATGCatgctgtgtgtttgtttgtgtgtgtgtgagtgcgctGGCACAGTGACCGAAATATGTAATTCGCAATTGCAAGAACATTTTAGTTGATGGAGCGTAGCAGCTAAAAGCGCACGTTGGACTATGCAGcgagaaaaaagcaaaacaaaatcaaagcattttgtatatcgcata is part of the Drosophila busckii strain San Diego stock center, stock number 13000-0081.31 chromosome X, ASM1175060v1, whole genome shotgun sequence genome and encodes:
- the LOC108606548 gene encoding uncharacterized protein LOC108606548; the encoded protein is MSARRDGQQSAANVNVNAIASSSSPSESVTPTETDAMLKIMTTTPVLAAETATTPASSSAALLSAINVENKCALAAPTTFSYQRAVKRCARLEQTTRAAASTAAAAAVAATKELTTTVNTTSADPCERRRSLAEHKAQLRATFFKDLQTTREGKSESVELKVTGIATGVGIQELITKFQTMIVQQPTEQTVNAAAQQQQQQQQQRQQQHLQLKPTLAFSSAANSDEGCNAGGLSPCSSDNECDALAARKPKVTRCASSDSALGLDVELDDVSMVEVPQPAPQPQRRMTLTVTDLPLRPALLPLAEPTALPDSPLTSPTTATANVGSSSGAVGVGALGGVPSKVLLEERVVAALTAPCSSRRESTQSCISELGGLVGVRYVRTPSVVVSDYSDDITAIGISMEEMEYFRLQRARGQRRCSLEASAAAAGGGAGAKDEAQSDVSAASSCSNLYYCGSTISALDGGECIVNGVRVALARKSSHSSSGDLSAGEEDEAEAQAEEAQQQQQQQEQQEQLSELLAAAQLGEGIKKVCCNSVVVKVNLM